A DNA window from Mastomys coucha isolate ucsf_1 unplaced genomic scaffold, UCSF_Mcou_1 pScaffold21, whole genome shotgun sequence contains the following coding sequences:
- the LOC116101063 gene encoding olfactory receptor 5A1-like, whose protein sequence is MAVGRNISMVTNFILLGFLERPQLQIVLFVLFLGIYLVTLAGNLGLIVLIRMDSHLHSPMYFFLSNLSFVDVSYTSSIAPKMLCDFFREQKSISFIGCAIQLFFFVGMGGTECCLLAVMAYDRYAAISNPLLYPSLMSPTICVGMAITVYIGGFLTGLIQTSSIFQLHFCRSRVINHFFCDLPPLMSLSCSSTFFSQVVNLLVVCVVGGASALVVLVSYGYIIAAIMRIHSTQGQMKAFNTCASHLTTVILFYGSGLFSYLHSNAGYSQDKNKVVSMFYGAVIPMLNPIIYSLRNKEIKEALKKLKKRKKQMSCLCAM, encoded by the coding sequence ATGGCTGTGGGAAGAAACATTAGCATGGTGACTAATTTCATCCTTTTGGGATTTTTAGAGCGTCCCCAGCTGCAGATTGTCCTCTTTGTGTTGTTTCTGGGGATCTACCTGGTGACCCTGGCTGGAAACTTGGGCCTCATTGTCTTGATCAGAATGGACTCACACCTCCActcccccatgtacttcttccttaGTAATCTGTCCTTTGTTGACGTCTCCTACACCTCCTCCATAGCCCCCAAGATGCTCTGTGATTTCTTTAGGGAGCAGAAGTCCATCTCCTTTATAGGCTGTGCTATtcagcttttcttctttgttggaATGGGAGGCACTGAGTGCTGTCTCCTGGCAGTCATGGCATATGACAGATATGCTGCTATCTCCAACCCTCTACTCTATCCATCCCTCATGTCACCCACCATCTGTGTGGGGATGGCCATCACAGTATACATAGGAGGGTTCCTCACTGGCTTGATCCAAACCAGCTCTATATTCCAGCTTCATTTCTGTAGGTCTCGGGTTATTAATCATTTTTTCTGTGACTTGCCACCCCTGATGTCCTTGTCTTGCTCCAGCACTTTTTTCAGCCAAGTCGTGAACTTActggttgtgtgtgtggttggtggGGCATCAGCACTGGTTGTTTTGGTCTCCTATGGCTATATCATTGCTGCCATCATGAGGATTCATTCAACCCAGGGTCAGATGAAGGCTTTCAACACCTGTGCCTCTCATCTAACTACAGTGATCCTTTTCTATGGCTCTGGTCTCTTCTCATACCTTCATTCTAATGCTGGATACTCACAGGACAAAAATAAAGTGGTGTCCATGTTCTATGGTGCAGTGATCCCCATGTTGAACCCTATCATCTATAGCCTGAGAAACAAGGAGATCAAAGAAGCactgaagaaactcaagaagaggaagaagcagatgtCCTGTCTCTGTGCTATGTAG
- the LOC116101064 gene encoding macrophage-expressed gene 1 protein-like has protein sequence MNSFIVTVLIWTTVAYAEDEKALEEIHEYGFQKCQNALHLPVLEVLPGGGWDNLRNIDMGQVVDLTYTNCQTTEDGQYIIPDEVFTIPQKESNLELNSEILESWMNYRSTTSFSINMNLDYLPKVSGKFSTEFQRIKTRQVRDHAITTRAQVRNLVYTVKTNPNAELSLGFKKELMEICDRLEKNQTKMATYLAELLVLNYGTHIITSVDAGAALVQEDHVKSSYLKNHEGNRAAVAASAGFTFAKVVNFKLETGFEYQNNLATGYLQNRTSSRVQSIGGIPFYPGMTIETWQNGITNHLVAVDRAGLPLHFFIKPEKLPGFPHHLVEQLAKTVETAAKSYYNFNTYPGCTNINSPNFNFQANTDDGSCDGKVVNSPFGGVYQLCDQLSGQVNIDMCLDFHQKNPLTGDFSCPSGYTSVHLLSQTHEKGYIEVQCRDKCTLKIFCHTTCKDVFRVAKAEVRAYWCVANSQVPVNSGILFGGVFTDKSINPMTNAQSCPASYFPLKLFENLKVCVSLDHELGPKSSVPFGGFFSCTKGNPLYDSATPGDLEESFQQKCPGGFSQQLAVIVDGCQVSYCVKAGIFTKASLTPARLPPYTQLPITEFSTDLVEMTGESAQFWVKDPYTLQWRLEEPPKSGRLSGGATAGITVVVILALGILTAMAIYGHRRFKKNESNEVPRRQMFLPFPRARATPGIVQDPNPA, from the coding sequence ATGAACAGCTTCATTGTTACGGTCCTCATCTGGACCACAGTGGCATATGCTGAAGATGAGAAAGCACTTGAAGAGATCCATGAGTATGGTTTCCAAAAGTGCCAGAATGCTCTGCATCTACCCGTTTTGGAAGTCCTACCTGGAGGAGGCTGGGATAACCTGAGGAATATAGACATGGGACAAGTGGTGGACTTGACATACACCAACTGTCAGACCACAGAAGACGGACAGTACATCATCCCCGATGAAGTCTTTACTATTCCTCAGAAAGAGAGCAACCtggagttgaactcagaaatcctggaATCCTGGATGAATTACCGAAGCACCACTTCATTTTCCATCAACATGAATCTCGATTACCTTCCCAAAGTCAGCGGCAAGTTCTCTACTGAGTTCCAAAGGATAAAGACCCGTCAGGTGAGAGACCATGCTATAACCACACGAGCGCAGGTGAGAAatttggtctacacagtgaaaacCAACCCAAATGCAGAACTCAGCTTGGGGTTTAAGAAGGAGCTCATGGAAATCTGTGACCGTCTAGAGAAAAACCAGACAAAGATGGCCACTTACCTAGCGGAACTCTTGGTCCTCAACTATGGCACACACATTATCACTAGTGTAGATGCTGGGGCTGCACTGGTTCAGGAGGACCATGTAAAGTCTTCCTACCTTAAAAACCATGAGGGTAACCGTGCTGCTGTGGCTGCATCTGCTGGATTTACCTTTGCAAAGGTTGTGAACTTCAAactggagacaggctttgagTATCAAAATAACTTGGCCACAGGCTATCTTCAAAACAGAACCAGTTCTAGGGTTCAGAGCATTGGAGGAATTCCCTTCTACCCAGGGATGACCATTGAAACCTGGCAGAATGGCATCACTAACCACCTGGTGGCAGTGGACCGTGCTGGCTTGCCTCTGCATTTCTTTATCAAGCCTGAAAAGCTGCCTGGTTTTCCACACCACTTGGTGGAGCAGCTGGCGAAGACAGTGGAAACTGCTGCGAAAAGCTATTACAACTTTAACACATACCCAGGCTGCACAAATATCAACTCCCCCAACTTCAATTTCCAAGCCAATACAGATGATGGCTCCTGTGATGGTAAAGTAGTCAACTCTCCCTTTGGAGGGGTTTATCAGTTGTGTGATCAATTATCAGGGCAAGTTAATATTGACATGTGCCTAGATTTCCATCAGAAGAATCCACTTACTGGTGATTTCTCTTGTCCCTCTGGCTACACCTCTGTCCATCTGCTCTCTCAGACCCACGAGAAGGGTTATATTGAAGTGCAATGTAGAGATAAATGTACCCTCAAGATATTCTGTCATACAACGTGTAAAGATGTGTTCCGAGTGGCCAAGGCTGAAGTTAGAGCTTATTGGTGTGTGGCCAATAGCCAAGTACCTGTCAACTCGGGAATTCTCTTTGGAGGAGTCTTCACTGACAAGAGCATCAACCCTATGACAAATGCGCAGTCATGCCCAGCCAGTTACTTTCCTCTGAAGCTGTTTGAGAACCTCAAGGTATGTGTTTCTCTGGATCATGAGTTGGGGCCCAAATCTTCAGTCCCCTTTGGTGGGTTCTTTAGCTGCACAAAAGGGAACCCCTTGTATGATTCTGCCACACCTGGAGACTTAGAGGAATCATTTCAGCAAAAATGTCCCGGGGGCTTCAGCCAACAGCTAGCTGTGATCGTTGATGGATGCCAAGTGTCCTACTGTGTCAAGGCTGGAATCTTTACAAAAGCATCTCTGACTCCTGCTAGGCTCCCACCTTACACTCAGCTACCTATTACTGAGTTTTCCACCGACCTAGTTGAGATGACAGGTGAGAGTGCCCAATTCTGGGTTAAGGACCCTTATACCCTGCAATGGAGACTAGAGGAGCCACCAAAAAGTGGTCGACTATCAGGAGGAGCAACTGCTGGAATCACAGTTGTGGTTATCCTAGCATTAGGAATTTTAACTGCCATGGCCATCTATGGCCACCGGAGGTTTAAGAAGAATGAATCCAATGAAGTTCCAAGAAGGCAgatgtttcttccttttccaagAGCTAGAGCCACCCCTGGTATAGTACAGGACCCAAATCCAGCTTAA